In Bacillus sp. (in: firmicutes), the genomic stretch CAGCTAATCAAGAAGATATTCCGCAACTTTTAAATTTAATGTATCAATACATTGTGGATTTTTATAAAAGACCTAAACCAACGGAAGAGTCATTTAAAGGATTGATGCAACATGTGCTGGATAACCCTTCTAGCGGAATACAATTTATTGCAGAACAAGATGGAAGAGTATTGGGTTTTGCAACCCTGTATTTCTCCTTTAGCACTCTTCAGTTGAAAAAAATGGCTATTTTAAATGACTTGTTTGTTATACCCGAAGCAAGAGGTTCAAAAACTAGGTGAGAAACTCTTTAAAACGTGCTTGTCTTATATAAGAGAGAATGATTTTGCCTACATGACATGGGAAACTGCAAAGGATAATTTAGTTGTTCAATCTCTTTACAACAAAATGGGAGGTCAATTGTCTGAATGGTTAGTTTATGAAATCAGTTAGTGTATCCAATAGTTTTTTATTAAGCTATCCTGAAAATTAATATTTTCATTCTTCTGATGGTGCCGTATAGATGTGGCATGGGTGGCTATGATTCAAAAAGTTATTATCAACAAAAGGGGGGATTTTATAGTGTTAGACAAGAAAAAAGTAGGAAATATATTAGGTGTCACGTCTTTGTTGCCTGTAATCATAAGTATCATTATTTTCTATGTTGAAAGAGGTCCAAATGCTGATGTTTATTTCGTGATCACAATTTATGGCATCATATCAATTATTGGTATTTTATTCGCGGTGTTCTCGTGGTTGATGACGAAACGTTTCTTTCTGCCAATTATCAGCTTGATAGGAAATGGAGCGGTTTTGGCCATTACTTTTCTTTTGCTATTGGCAATGGGGATTAGTGAACCATAAAAAAATATTCTTATTCAAAGATTCTGCCCGTAGTTGCAATATTTCTTTTTCTCCTGTAAATACACGAAAGTAGGTGGCATATAAAATATAAAAATGGAAATGAGTAAGTTTATACTTCATGGCGATATATTGATTATGAAAGTAAAGATTGATGGTGTTGATTATACATTTAGCATTAGGTGGAAAGCACCGAAGAAACCTTATGATGAAACTTGGGAACTTGTATCATATAAGTAAGCTTAAAATTCTGCAAAACATGCTTGCTCCCTCGAATACGCTCCTCATTTCATATTCTGTATAACCTGATATATGGTGTGGAGAATCCAGAATGGAAAAAGTATGATGCTCCTTATTATCCGCTTGAATTTTGTACCTTTGGAAAGTTTTCTAAGAAAATGGAAGAAAAAATGAATGTTACGGATGTACCAAGCCAAATGATTATGGAATATCAAGGTCAAATTATAGGCATGGTTAGCTATTATTGGGAGGTTAAGCGTACACAATGGCTTGAAATTGGGATCGTCATATATTCTCCTGAACATTGGAATGGTGGATTTGGAACGGAAGCATTATCTTTATGGATTGACTATCTCATTGAAAATCTACCCATCGAGAGAGTGGGGCTGACGACTTGGTCTGGAAATCCACGAATGATAAGATGTGCGGAAAAATTAGGAATGCAATTAGAAGGGAGAATGAGAAAATGCCGCTACTATAATGGCGAATACTATGATTCCATTGGGATGGGTATTCTTCGAGAGGAATGGGATGAGTTTAAAAAGAATAATCCTTTATTCAACTTCCATGAAAGAACGTGTTAACTTTTATCATCTGTGGTGAGGCTCGTTTGATGGTTAGCTACGGGCGACATTAGCTGAATAAGAAAATTATTCAACTCGTGGTTAATTGGCTCATTCAAACTACCAATTAGAACATAAACTGTTGAGTTTTGTTACAA encodes the following:
- a CDS encoding GNAT family N-acetyltransferase, which translates into the protein MLPRIRSSFHILYNLIYGVENPEWKKYDAPYYPLEFCTFGKFSKKMEEKMNVTDVPSQMIMEYQGQIIGMVSYYWEVKRTQWLEIGIVIYSPEHWNGGFGTEALSLWIDYLIENLPIERVGLTTWSGNPRMIRCAEKLGMQLEGRMRKCRYYNGEYYDSIGMGILREEWDEFKKNNPLFNFHERTC